The proteins below are encoded in one region of Sandaracinaceae bacterium:
- a CDS encoding PhnD/SsuA/transferrin family substrate-binding protein — MRLLLPPSRGLAAETAHAERLAEWLSHWLGVACAVDVAPNYAAVRTAALDATHDVVWAPPVICGHIAGSVRSTLTAVRDRSTSSSAALLVRKDGDIRQLSDLEGTRAAWVDKLSMGGYRSAFALLCQRGFQPSALFRAQGFCGSYRDAILAVAAGHAELTSVYGRIDANESDIADTLEDMVGDPALRLLCRTPPAPYDALVITQRMSEADATDLEQRVLDLRPRARARWQRRAAASMPVGGLCTAGRLGLRLARARGAQPRPRAPQASGPLRAERRRR, encoded by the coding sequence ATGCGTTTGCTTCTCCCCCCGAGCCGCGGCCTCGCTGCGGAAACCGCGCACGCCGAGCGCTTGGCCGAGTGGCTCTCCCACTGGTTGGGTGTCGCGTGTGCAGTCGACGTCGCACCCAACTACGCCGCCGTGCGCACGGCCGCCTTGGACGCAACCCACGATGTCGTGTGGGCTCCTCCCGTGATTTGCGGACACATCGCCGGCAGCGTCCGCAGCACGCTCACGGCCGTGCGCGACCGCTCGACATCCAGCAGCGCCGCGCTGCTCGTGCGCAAGGACGGCGACATCCGGCAGCTCTCGGACCTCGAGGGCACACGGGCAGCGTGGGTCGACAAGCTCTCCATGGGTGGGTATCGGAGCGCCTTCGCGCTGCTGTGTCAGCGGGGGTTCCAGCCGTCCGCGTTGTTTCGAGCCCAGGGGTTCTGCGGCTCGTACCGGGACGCGATCCTCGCGGTGGCCGCGGGCCACGCGGAGCTCACCTCGGTGTACGGCCGCATCGACGCGAACGAGAGCGACATCGCCGACACGTTGGAAGACATGGTGGGCGATCCCGCGCTCCGCCTGCTCTGTCGCACGCCTCCGGCCCCCTACGACGCGCTCGTCATTACGCAGCGGATGTCCGAAGCCGACGCGACGGATCTCGAGCAGAGAGTCCTAGACCTGCGACCTCGCGCGCGCGCGCGGTGGCAACGCCGTGCTGCTGCAAGTATGCCAGTCGGAGGGCTTTGCACGGCTGGACGACTCGGCCTACGCCTGGCTCGAGCACGCGGCGCCCAGCCTCGACCGCGAGCCCCTCAGGCCAGTGGGCCTCTGCGCGCTGAGCGACGAAGAAGATGA
- a CDS encoding PaaI family thioesterase, which produces MEVNGHIQFTVIEQSADEVVSEMPIQPGILNPYGTVHAGATLWFADVTATVLVLAGTQTSAGMQGFPLAINLNANLAGNSHEGTFIARAGYVKRGKSVSIVRTTVTDRSGKLIADVTTSHVASK; this is translated from the coding sequence ATGGAAGTCAACGGTCACATCCAGTTCACGGTCATCGAACAGTCTGCGGACGAGGTGGTGTCCGAGATGCCGATCCAGCCGGGTATCCTGAACCCCTACGGCACGGTGCACGCTGGCGCGACGCTGTGGTTCGCGGATGTCACGGCCACGGTGCTGGTGCTGGCCGGAACGCAGACCAGCGCAGGGATGCAGGGCTTCCCCCTGGCCATCAACCTGAATGCCAACCTGGCCGGCAACAGCCACGAGGGCACGTTCATCGCACGCGCCGGCTATGTGAAACGAGGCAAGAGCGTGAGCATCGTGCGCACCACCGTGACTGACCGCTCGGGGAAGCTCATCGCGGATGTCACCACCAGCCACGTCGCGTCCAAGTAG